The segment AGGCAAGACATGAAGTCTAAACTGCAGGATGAACTCTATAAATAAGGGAAAAAGAGGCAGCTGACATTTAAAGACACTCAAAGGGCAAGAAGGGAAAACAGCAAAGTATACTACTCTGAAAGTTTActacaaataaaatatattcattatttttaattaatcatCAGCACAAATTTCATTACATAATAATTCAATGCTCTAAACTTGAAGAAAAGTCATGCAGCTGTTATGATAGTGTGAATGACAGAGAAAatcaaggagaaagaaaagaagtagAAAATAGATGTAAACTCATTTACTCATTATAAGAAAACATTTTGGTAGCTCCCCATATTCATATCTAGAATGTAGACttgaaagcattttaatttttcataatgCAGAATTTATATGTtactttgttttggtttggttttttagcCAATGGGGCATATCCATTGATGCAGGTCACTCTTTTTTTGGAAAAGTACTCTTCCTTTATGCCTAAGCAGTTGAGGAAAAATATATGGATTTCCAGTTTcactttcctctttctccactGAGTCATATTTGCTAGCCATTGCATCAGCATTGTTGGTAAGACGTGTTAGGAACAATTTTATTACCTGTGGAAGACTATCtgcaataattaaaaatatgttgcTTTGCTTAACAAGTATCAATTGGAAGTTCCAGAAAAAGTAATCTAAAGATAGAAAGTATATTTAAAGTGGATTTATATCTGTGGATTCTCTTTTAGTTCATAGTTCTGGACTTTACAACACATAGGAAAAATAAGTTCTGAATATTACTAAAGTATTAGAAAAGAACTTTATATAGCTGGACTCACCAAAGTTTTTGTCTTGATCATCAGCCTTCCCAGAGTTAGCACTGTGGGCTTAAGTAGGAAGTTTTATTTTAGTGGTGACTGCAATTGCTGCATACTCAACTAGGATGTTAGATCCGGGtttgaggaaaaaaactccCTGGTACACGTAGGTGCTTTTGGAAACaccttaaaacaaacaaaagccatTGGAGAGGAGGAGTTAAGGTAGATGTTTATTTAGAACTACTGAAATACAGACTTGCaggggatttaaaaaaaaattttgatttttttttaaacttatgtCAGAAGTATCTAAAACTACTCTGAAATATTAGATCTAAATAGACTTTGCATGCAGAAGTAATTGGAGAGGTAATATACTGATGGACATTTTGTGTAACAGGAATTTCATAATACACAATGTAAACAATTACAGCATCatccttctgctttttattttacccGGGAAACAATGCCCCTTTCTGCAAATGCTACCTTGCTTTCTGCCATGAGGATGCTCCTGCATTATAATCTTCAGAAAAACTCACACAGCAGCAACTCAGGCATTGACCCTTCCAGAAAGGGAACTCTGTGTAAATTTATAATCGTTAACTTCTATGTAACTGACTTTAACCACAGATCTCAAAGCATTTCAAGGAAGGGACAATTATGAATACTGGATGTTCACAGGTAAAATAAGAGCGTACTAATGGGTGAGCTTTAAAGAACCTTTGGCAAAAACTACAGTGTATTAGAATAATGGCACAGAGCCTAATGAAGGACGTTATTAAAGGTTTACACCTATTCACCACAAAAATAGGCCTAGTTTGGTGGGCAGTGAATTGGCAAACCCCTTTCTCCCACTGCTCTTTGGCTGTATTTCCTTTATTCCCCTCCGGTGGTTTCCAGGGCGCCCAAGACGCCCGGAGCAGACCGTGACCCATCAGCGCGCACGGCCGAGGCTCCCGAGCGGGGCCGTCCCGCCCCGAAGGCCCCGCGGCAGCACCGccgccccggccgggcccgccccgccgctcTCGCGAGAGCAGCGGCACCGGGCGGGCTCTGCCGCCGGGGCGGCGCGGCCATGGAGCCGGGCATGGAGGAGCTGATGCCGCGGCTGCTGCCCGTGGGCGACTGTGACCTGGCCGAGGACTTCGACCCCACCGTGCCTCCCAGGACGCCCCAGGAGTATCTGAAGCGTGTCCAGTGAGTGGTGGCGCGGACGGGCCGGGGTCGGGGTCGGGGCCGGGCCCGTCACCTCTCCGCGGGAGCGGCGCGGCAGCCGGTGCTGCCCGGGCCGGGCTCCGTGTCCGGGCGCGCCAGGGCGGCCGTGGGGAGCTGCCCTTCGCCGGCATAATCGGTGTTTTACACACCTGCAGGAGGGGCGGGTACCGATCTCTTCCCTCTCATGACCGGCGACACGAATCGAGGAAACGACATGGAGccgtgtcaggggaggtttgggctgCATAtgaggaaaaggttcttcacccagaggtggttgagcattggaacaggctccccagcgCAGTAATCACAGAACCAGGCGTGACAGAGTTCGAGAAACATTTGGACAGCGCCCtggagcacaggctgtgatttCTGGGCTGTCCTGGAGTtcgactcaatgatcttgattGGTCCTTCCATGCTTTTATGAGTATTTCAAAGACATCCGGTATGTATCAACCTgttacaggaaagaaaaaatgcagccTACTGTTTTGTAGGATTGAAGCAGCTCGATGTCCTGACGTGGTCGTGGCGCAAATAGATCCcagaaaattgaaaaagaagCCGACAGTGAACATTTCAGTAAGCTTGAGAGCTTTTACGtgttttgagaggaaaaaaaaagggggaagatGCTACTATAATGATGTTGTAttaatttggggggggggggtcattGGCATAACTAAATAGCACTGCTAGATTCTAAAAGCATCTACAGAATTAAATGTCTGTGTTTGAAGAAACCCCTGCTCAACTGCTGGGTAACAGCAGTCTTACTAACGGATTAAACTGATAATCCCCATACTAGTCAATATGCAACAGACTATTTTACTGTCTGAGGAAGTCAAATGTTGCATTAAATTTTACAATTATTTAATCATAAAACCTGCAtacattttagaagaaaaatatatccaTACCTGTCTTTGGGTTTAAGTCTATATCTAGCATAACCGTAGTAAGTACAGCTAAGCTTTACTAAAGTTAGATGAAATTCTAGCACCACTTCTTTCCTTTTGGGAAGAATATTTTATTGGAACTTCTCCTTACTTTTCCAACAAATCTGTTGAAGCAGATTTTTCCGTTGTTGCATTGCCTGCCAGCTTGGGTTTTAATCTATTTTCAAATAGTTTGCCTTTCTCCAATGACAATGATGTAATCTGAAATTTCACTATTAGATTTCTCAGAGAAAGTTTCTAATACTGATCTGACCTTGTAACTTTTGTAGCCATTCTCTTCATCTGTCTCATCTGTGTGTAGTGACATTCTTAAACACTTGTAGAAAGATTTTGTTTAATAACCCTTTCATGATAAGCTTTAAAGAGGTTATATCTACCTAACTATCAAACAATTTTCTAGATGGTTTTATGGTCTTCTGTCTTCCTCAACTTACTATCTTGACAGGCAGAATGCCTAAGATTGATACTATCTGTCGCAGATAAGGAAACAGTGTCATGTTTTTTATGAGCAGGGAGATTAAAGCAGAACAATTGCTGAAAGGAAGACATTAAGTAATTCTTTGACAATGTATTTTGAACACTTAGTTTTCCTCCTCATGTACATACAAGAAgagtcaaacaaaaaaaatttctctaaACCAAAATCTTAACTCGGCCTTGGATATGGTTATGAAATTACCTTTCTTAGATGAAGATTTCAAGGATATTATTTACCTGACAGTAAACATTTACTGATTCTCTTGTTCTTAAGGATTCTTCTTATAAAGCTCTCTTTACATTATAATTATTGCCAGTGTTTTCTCAGATTTCTGGATGTCAGCCTGCTCCTGAAGGATACTCTCCAACGCtcaagtggcagcagcagcaagtggCCAATTTCTCAGCTGTTCGTCAGGTACAAGATAGTCTGTGAGGAGTCTTGCACTGTCTGGATAGAACATTTCTGTGCTTTACAGGGGATAACTTTATATCTAGTATAGAAGTGTTGTGATTTTGTAGCAGGATAGATGTTTATTGGCAAGAGTTTTAAGTTCTTGAAAGCTAATTGAGCATATACTGTGTGGCTTTTAAACCTCTGATAAAACTCTTGAGAGTCACATTTAAGAAATCCTCCTTCAACAAAAATATGTCTGTATTTAGGTTAAATGCTATGGTGTAGTTGAGGAAGGACAAAAACCCCTATAATGTTATGCAGTTATATTAAAACACAGTACTAGCAGGAAATGTTCTGCAGAACTCAACATGAACTAAGAACCAAGTGGATTCTAACCCATCAGGAGATTCATAAAGTCCCTTCATACAGTCAATTTAGGGACCTGTTGACGGACGTGGCAACCCATTATGAGGAGACATACTGATTTGGTAAAACGTATTTGTAAGGTTGTAGAGTTAGCACAGACTTTAATCTTTCCTGATACATTTGCACCCTGCTCGAAGTAACAGAAGAAGAATAGAAAATTAAGCAGTCTCAAAGGGTAAAGGTTCTAAGTTCAGCTAAGCTTTACTAAagttttaaactgaaggagggtTGATTTGGATTAGATATAAGgatttttttacaatgagggtggtgaaacactggcacaggtttcaTCCATCCCACAGATAGGgatggatgccccatctctcAAAACACTAAAGGTCAGATTGGATGGGGTTCTGAGCCTGATCTAGTTAAGATGTCCCTGCCAATGGAAgaggggttggactagatggcctgtgaaggtcccttccaacccaaatctaTGATTCTTCTATTCTCTATGCACAGTTCAAACAgagtgaaatggaaaatataataaaatgtaGGTAGAGGTCATTTGTGACTCCAGTGCTGCAGACAGCATGTTTACAGTGCATTGATGCTGCATTGTAGGAGTACCTCAGGTACTGAGGTGTGACCAGCCATGAGCTCATCACTAGCACTGAACTCTGCAGGAGCTCATGTACCATGTCttttgcaggaaggaaaatttAGTGAAGGAGGAGATCTGTACTACTGCATCTACATTGTAAACAGTAACTGAGCTACCCCTCTTTCTGTAAGGGATCACACTGCATTCTGTATATTAGGCTTAGTCTAAGGTTTTAACAGAACTAAGGAGACTGACATCTAAAGGCTTATTCACTGAATAGGTATTTCTTTTATGCTCAAATCAATTGTCTTATCTGTGCCAGAATTAACACTGTAAAATATGAGACTACcctaaaaagtattttaaaaagagcatCAGAATTCACTTGTTCAACCACTGCATCAGCTGCTGTTACTTTGAGCATTTTTAGTGGTCTTTTGTACAGCTACAGGAACAACCAGAGTGGGAGACAAATTCCTTCTGCTACAGAACATTTACAGCTCTCTACAAGTAACTGTTAAGCAGGCCAGTTTGTCTAGCCAGGTAGAAGAAATGTGCTAAGAAAGCACACTTGCCTTCTTTCATACAATTCTGTAGACCTCTGATACAGATACAGACCACTGTTAGGAAACAGGATATTGGCTTTATGTGTGCTTTTGGATTAAATcaaagtgggttttttcttaaGATTGTTCTAACAAGAAAAGTCTACAAGACTGTTTAAGCTTACTATGTCAGCTTAACCTTCTGTAATAGACTTCAAAATGCCTTCAGCTTTAAGGTTACTTCCAAAATCCCAGCATGAGATTCTTAATTACATTTCTGCTAAGAGGCGTGGGAATTATTTAGCCAGTTGTGCTGGCTACATATACATATTCTACTGATTTATAGAAAGTCATAAAATATACTTTTCATACATTTGTGACTAGGATAAAATATTGCAGAGTTAAACTGGGATTTGACTTTGTTTTAATTACTCAGAGCCTGAACAAGCACAGGAATCACTGGCGGTCACAACATTTGGACAGCAATGTTACTATGGTGAGTAGAATTAATAACACTGCtctgtggtttgttttcccGGTTATTGAAGCCACAATTAATCTTGCTTTATAGTTGCATGCAACAATTTAAGTATTTTCTCCAGTGTCTTCAAGACACAGTATTACaaagttttcatttatttttatttacttcagCCAAAATCAGAGGATGAGGAAGGCTGGAAGAAGTTCTGCCTCGGGGAAAGAGTATACTCAGAAATAGATGCACTATCTGATAATGAAAATTTAGGAATTGATTACTTGAAGGTAAGTATAGGACTTCTAGTTAGTTTTCAGCAGCTATTTTCTAGACTAACTGCCAGAAACAATCCTACTGTTTATTACCACTTTGTGCCAAGTAGAAAGTAAGCTGTGGTGAGCCCATAAAGTGCCAGTGTACATTCTTCTTATGCAGAAACCAAGTGAAGCAGGAATTGAGTCGATGTTTTCAGTCAAAATTTGAAACTTCCTTCATCTCTTATCAGCTAAAGTCATTACTTTGTTCTCACTGAACAGAATGGAAGCTTTCTTCATAGTCTGCTTTAGTGTTTTGTTGCATAGTGATATGCAGTTACCCTCCTCATATGTGATATCCTACAAATATGTTCTTTACTATGTCATTTTGTCAAACCAAAACTTTAACAAGTAACAGTAGACGCAAGGTGCTCTGATACTTCACTGGACCTTCAACTTTCTTGAAGAtacttttttaataaatttcaaAGCTCAGAACAGACTTTCAAATCACTACCATTGTCTGAacatcaaattaaaatattagtaTGTTCTAAATTAGAACAAAGATGTTTGTGAtaatgtttgcattttccaaCTTGCTTTTTTTCAGGTGGGCTTTCCCCCTTTGCTAAGTATTGTAAGCAGGATGAATCAGGTAAGCCTACCTCTTAGAATCATATAGTGACATTGCCTAAATCATTATGTCTCATGTTCTGTAGCAGAAGGCTTACCTATTTTTCTTTGCCTAAAGTAGGCATTTGTTTGTTACAAATTCTATTAACTGTACACTCAGAAGGAATGTATTCGTTTTCTCACAATCAGTTACAAATAACTTTACAAGCAAAGATTTTTCATGACTAGTTCTGAAAGTATTTTGTTGTGTAGTTTCTCTATAGCACATTTAATGTTTGAATTTTTGCTGAATACCCCAATAGTTGCTTTacaatgtttttaaatttctcagTGTTTTAAGTGCAGTTCTTCCATTTGATTGTGAACTTTTATGTACATTGCAAGGCTAGAAGAATCACACTTATCTTTCCTTTACTACATTTCCCACTTGCCACCATTATACGCAACCAACCAACCGGTCAGTGTGATGCTTCTTTCCTAATCTGTAGCTACTTACCCATAACTTTTCATTAACACAATTAATTCATTTCATACAAAGTTCTTTCCAAATGTGGTACTTTAACACTTACTTTAGCCTTACACGTAACTTCAAACTGGAATAAATACTGTGGAGTAGAAATactttttatataataaatcCTTCAGGTagaagagcagcaaaacaaaacattgcAGATACTATATTGTCTCTTTCTGTTCCTCTTTTGAAGGCAACAGTAACCAGTGTCTTAGAATACCTGATAAGCTggtttggagagaaaaaatttACTCCAGAActggtaatttttaatttattctaacTACTTGCACATGAATGCATTAAACAAAGAATAAATTGTTTGCAGTTttctattaaattattttaattttctaaagaGTTCTGTAGATGGTTGTATCATATTGTTACTTTCAAAACTTTCTTGATTAGATACTAAAATGAGTATTCACATTTGTTCTAGGAAGGCTAAAATTACAAAACTTAACAGATACAGACATAAAAAGTACTACCCAAGCTCCCTCTGTATCCCTCCCTTTGTATCACTCACCCCATAACTTCAGCCACGAGGCTCAGTGAACATCAAGCTTTAGGAGAGGAGAGAGATCCCAGCTGCTTTGGTTCTGTCAGGGTGCTGCACATTATTTACCAATACCTCCAGTTTAGTTTGGAGGCACATTACAGTGTGCTGACAAAGACACATTTAATTTTTGCACATTAAGCACAGACCAGAAGGCTTAGCTGCATTCATGTGGTGACAAATCAAACCTAAGAACTCCTGATTGACAGGCTACATTTGGCCACAACTAGATTGACCAGCAGTGTAAGGGCACCATATCTACAGAAGACCTTGGTGGATGCTTCTCATTCCTTCAGTACcacaaagaaaaaga is part of the Molothrus aeneus isolate 106 chromosome 6, BPBGC_Maene_1.0, whole genome shotgun sequence genome and harbors:
- the GEMIN2 gene encoding gem-associated protein 2; translation: MEPGMEELMPRLLPVGDCDLAEDFDPTVPPRTPQEYLKRVQIEAARCPDVVVAQIDPRKLKKKPTVNISISGCQPAPEGYSPTLKWQQQQVANFSAVRQSLNKHRNHWRSQHLDSNVTMPKSEDEEGWKKFCLGERVYSEIDALSDNENLGIDYLKVGFPPLLSIVSRMNQATVTSVLEYLISWFGEKKFTPELGRWLYALLACLEKPLLPEAHSLIRQLARRCSEVRALEESKNEEQISALNLIICLVSRYFDQRDLADEPS